The Channa argus isolate prfri chromosome 22, Channa argus male v1.0, whole genome shotgun sequence genome has a window encoding:
- the taf1 gene encoding transcription initiation factor TFIID subunit 1 isoform X6, whose product MSDSDSDEDQDRPFSLTGFLFGNINEDGQLEDDSVLDNESKKHLAGLGTLGLGSLITEITANEEDDQEETRETGNVDAEGWVKSTEDAVDYSDISEVAEDETKKYRQAMGSLHPSRKTDDEDDYDADCEDIDSKLMPPPPPPTLPTSAKKEEPSCPTNVGEEGDGIILPSIIAPSSTGDKVDFSSSSDSESETDRPCQGSGNGGPPDRLNLPLAGIMQKDAAKALPSVTELFPEFRPGKVLRFLRLFGPGKNMPSVWRSARRKKKRKHRDPQPGTPPPEGEPTDQSQEKKSGWTYEYTPPPPPEQCLSDDEITMMAPVESKFSQTCGDGDKEAESRPRVAEWRYGPAQLWYDMLGVAEDGSNFNYGFKLKEDDTNEPQKQDTPRKITEIVEEFQMQDKNNDDNDDDNIDEDKDRAALENELFLMVTQLQWEDDIIWNGEDIKHKGTKTQRASLAGWLPSSMTRNANAYNAQQGLTRSNSQLVPPTPPPMPKTSSVSGSKREKSNHDNQASQEEDYAWFSIFPIDNEELVYGRWEDNIIWDDQEMYHMLTPPVLTLDPNDENIILEIPDEKEETTSHSPSKENKKETAIKKSRILLGKTGVIKDEPQQNMSQPEVKDPWNLSNDEFYYPKQQGLRGTFGGNIIQHSIPALELRQPFFPTHMGPMKLRQFHRGTLKKYSFGALAQPGPHAVQPLLKHIKKKAKMREQERQASGGGDMFFMRTPQDLTGKDGDLILAEYSEEYPPLIMQVGMASKIKNYYKRKPGKDPGAPDCKYGETVYCHTSPFLGSLHPGQLLQAFENNLFRAPIYLHKMPQTDFLVLRTRHGYYVREIVDIFVVGQECPLFEVPGPNSKRANTHIRDFLQVFIYRLFWKSKDRPRRIRMEDIKKAFPSHSESSIRKRLKLCADFKRTGRERIFYFYNRFSSTGMDSNWWVLKPDFRLPTEEEIRAMVSPEQCCAYYSMLVAEQRLKDAGYGEKSFFAPEEENEEDFQMKIDDEVRTAPWNTTRAFISAMKGKCLLEVTGVADPTGCGEGFSYVKVPNKPTQQKDDKEPQPVKKTVTGTDADLRRLSLKNAKQLLRKFGVPEEEIKKLSRWEVIDVVRTMSTEQARSGEGPMSKFARGSRFSVAEHQERYKEECQRIFDLQNKVLESTEVLSTDTDSSSAEDSDFEEMGKNIENMLQNKKTSSQLSREREEQERKELQRMLMGEDSDRDNKGRKERRKGLSSSLSTSSHKDDDTSSVTSLNSSATGKRLKIYRTFRDEDGKEYVRCETVRKAAVIDAYLRIRTTKDDEFIRKFALFDEQHREEMRKERRRIQEQLRRLKRNQEKDKIKGPPEKKAKKVKERPDLKVKLKCGACGAIGHMRTNKFCPLYYQTNAPPSNPVAMTEEQEEELEKTVIHNDNEELIKVEGTKIVLGKQLIESADEVRRKSLVLKFPKQQLPPKKKRRVGSAVHCDYLNKPHKAIHRRRTDPMVTLSSVLESIINDMRDNPSTYPFHTPVNAKVVKDYYKIITRPMDLQTLRENVRKRMYPSRDEFREAVELIVKNSATYNGAKHPITQVAQSMLDLCDAKLKEKEDRLVRLEKAINPLLDDDDQVAFSFILDNIVTQKMMVVPDSWPFHHPVNKKFVPDYYKVIVNPMDLESIRKNISKHKYQNRETFLSDVSHIHTNSIKYNGPDSPYTKTALDIVNVCKQTLAEYDEHLTQLEKDISTAKEAALDAADLESLDPLTPGPYTPQGRHSRRPGEEESDVDIEGFEEDDDGKPKTPAPAEDAEGDLEDEDDEEEMLLPPHRRVSEQDEEEDEEEEEDSRSNRPAQASVLYQDLLMSDGEDDASEEEGDNPFSSIQLSESGSDSDREVDVRPPPPRRAQETARMGMDQDESMMSYEGDGADEPHMEDSNVSYGSYEETESRSQMQPSSLGNGEEYGISEEEEDEEDEARRRGPAVLSQVQLSEDEESEEFRSIGGDSDIDSDN is encoded by the exons ATGTCAGACTCAGACAGTGATGAGGACCAAGATCGCCCATTTTCTTTAACAGGATTCCTCTTTGGAAACATCAATGAAGATGGACAACTAGAGGATGACAGTGTTCTGGACAAT GAGTCCAAAAAGCATTTGGCTGGTTTGGGTACCCTTGGTCTGGGCTCACTCATAACAGAGATCACTGCCAATGAGGAAGATGATCAAGAGGAAACTCGAGAGACTGGAAATGTCGATGCAGAGG GTTGGGTAAAAAGCACTGAAGATGCAGTGGATTATTCTGACATCAGTGAAGTTGCTGAGGATGAGACTAAGAAGTACCGTCAGGCCATGGGGTCTTTGCACCCCAGCAGGAAAACAG ATGATGAGGATGACTACGACGCAGACTGTGAGGATATTGATTCTAAGCTTAtgcctcctccaccaccaccaactCTCCCTACATCTGCTAAAAAAGAGGAACCCTCCTGTCCCACAAATG TTGGGGAAGAGGGTGATGGCATTATCCTTCCCTCCATCATTGCACCATCCTCTACAGGTGATAAGGTTGATTTTAGCAGCTCCTCAGACTCTGAGTCAGAAACGGACCGCCCCTGCCAGGGCTCAGGTAATGGAGGGCCTCCAGACAGACTCAACCTCCCACTTGCTGGCATTATGCAAAAGGATGCTGCCAAAGCACTGCCAAGTGTTACAGAGCTCTTCCCAGAGTTTAGGCCTGGAAAG GTGCTTAGGTTCTTACGACTATTTGGTCCTGGAAAGAACATGCCATCAGTTTGGCGGAGTGCCCGCAGGAAGAAGAAACGAAAGCACCGGGACCCTCAACCTGGGACGCCCCCTCCAGAAGGGGAACCAACAGACCAAAGCCAGGAAAAGAAGTCTGGGTGGACTTATGAGTACacaccccctccacccccagAGCAGTGCCTTTCTGATGATGAG ATAACCATGATGGCTCCAGTAGAATCTAAGTTTTCACAAACTTGTGGTGATGGGGACAAGGAGGCAGAGTCTCGACCAAGAGTAGCTGAATGGAGATATGGCCCAGCCCAGCTTTGGTATGACATGCTAGGTGTTGCTGAAGATGGAAGCAATTTCAATTATGGGTTTAAGCTAAAAGAAGACGACACCAATGAGCCTCAGAAGCAGGACACACCTAGAAAAATAACAGAGATTGTTGAAGAG TTTCAGATGCAGGACAAGAacaatgatgataatgatgatgataatattgATGAAGATAAAGACAGAGCAGCTCTTGAGAATGAGCTCTTCCTGATGGTTACTCAATTGCAATGGGAGGATGATATTATCTGGAATGGAGAGGACATAAAACACAAGGGCACCAAGACTCAGCGAGCCAGCCTGGCAGGATGGCTGCCCTCTAGCATGACCCGCAATGCCAATGCCTACAATGCACAGCAGG GTCTGACAAGAAGTAATTCCCAGTTGGTGCCACCTACACCACCTCCAATGCCCAAAACTTCTTCAGTCTCTGGCTCTAAACGTGAAAAAAGCAACCATGATAATCAGG CTTCTCAGGAAGAAGACTATGCCTGGTTTTCTATTTTCCCAATTGACAATGAAGAGTTGGTTTATGGACGCTGGGAAGACAACATTATCTGGGATGACCAGGAAATGTATCACATGCTTACGCCACCTGTTCTTACACTGGATCCCAATGATGAGAATATTATTTTAG AAATTCCTgatgaaaaggaagaaacaaCGTCTCACTCCCCATCAAAAGAGAATAAGAAGGAAACTGCAATCAAAAAGAGCCGCATCTTGCTGGGGAAGACCGGAGTGATAAAAGATGAGCCACAGCAG AACATGTCCCAGCCTGAGGTGAAGGACCCCTGGAACCTCTCCAATGATGAATTTTACTATCCCAAACAACAGGGTCTGAGGGGGACCTTTGGTGGAAACATCATTCAG CACTCCATCCCAGCACTGGAGCTAAGGCAACCATTCTTCCCCACTCACATGGGCCCAATGAAACTGAGGCAGTTTCATCGGGGGACTTTGAAGAAGTACTCATTTGGAGCATTGGCTCAGCCAGGTCCCCATGCTGTCCAGCCATTACTCAAGCACATTAAGAAGAAGGCTAAG atgcGAGAGCAGGAACGTCAGGCATCAGGAGGAGGAGACATGTTCTTCATGAGAACCCCACAGGACCTGACAGGCAAAGATGGAGATCTCATCTTGGCAGAGTACAGCGAAGAATATCCTCCACTTATCATGCAAGTCGGTATGGCGTCAAAGATAAAAAACTACTATAAAAGG AAACCAGGAAAGGATCCCGGGGCACCTGACTGTAAATATGGAGAGACTGTGTACTGCCACACATCACCTTTCCTGGGTTCACTGCATCCAGGACAGCTGCTCCAG gcATTTGAGAACAACCTTTTTCGTGCTCCAATCTACCTTCACAAGATGCCACAGACTGACTTTCTCGTTCTGCGAACACGACACGGCTACTATGTTAGAGAGATTGTGGACATTTTTGTAGTTGGCCAGGAGTGCCCCTTGTTTGAGGTTCCTGGGCCCAACTCCAAACGTGCCAATACCCACATTAGAGACTTCCTTCAA GTGTTTATTTACCGCCTTTTCTGGAAAAGTAAGGATCGTCCCAGGAGAATCCGTATGGAAGatataaaaaaagcttttcccTCACACTCGGAAAGCAGCATCAGGAAGCGACTGAAACTCTGTGCTGACTTTAAACGTACAG ggagagaaagaattTTTTACTTCTACAATAGATTTTCCTCTACTG GGATGGACTCTAACTGGTGGGTTCTGAAGCCTGACTTCAGGTTGCCTACAGAAGAAGAGATCAGAGCCATGGTGTCTCCAGAGCAGTGCTGTGCTTACTATAGTATGCTAGTGGCAGAGCAGAGACTCAAG gATGCTGGATATGGTGAGAAATCCTTCTTTGCTCCAGAGGAGGAGAACGAAGAAGACTTCCAAATGAAGATTGATGATGAG GTGCGGACAGCACCTTGGAACACAACAAGAGCCTTCATTTCTGCCATGAAAGGAAAATGCCTGTTGGAAGTTACAGGAGTGGCTGACCCTACCGGGTGTGGAGAGGGTTTTTCCTATGTCAAAGTGCCCAACAAGCCCACTCAGCAGAAG GATGACAAGGAGCCACAGCCTGTTAAGAAGACAGTAACGGGGACAGATGCTGACCTAAGGAGGTTGTCACTTAAGAATGCCAAGCAGCTGCTGCGCAAGTTTGGTGTCCCTGAGGAAGAG atcaAGAAGCTTTCACGCTGGGAGGTGATAGACGTTGTGAGAACCATGTCCACAGAGCAGGCACGTTCAGGTGAGGGACCCATGAGCAAGTTTGCCAGAGGCTCTCGTTTCTCTGTTGCTGAACACCAGGAGCGATACAAGGAAGAGTGCCAGAGAATCTTTGACCTGCAGAACAA GGTGTTAGAATCCACAGAGGTGCTctccacagacacagacagcagcTCAGCAGAGGACAGTGACTTTGAGGAGATGgggaaaaatattgaaaacatgCTGCAGAACAAAAAGACTAGCTCCCAGCTTTCCCGTGAGAGGGAGGAACAGGAAAGGAAGGAGCTTCAGAGGATGCTGATGGGTGAGGATAGCGATCGTGACAACAAGGGACGCAAGGAGCGCCGCAAAGGCTTGT CCAGCTCTTTATCCACCAGTTCCCACAAGGATGACGACACGTCCTCTGTCACTAGCCTAAACTCTTCGGCTACAGGAAAGCGACTCAAGATCTATCGGACCTTCAGGGATGAAGACGGCAAAGAGTATGTCCGCTGCGAAACAGTACGCAAGGCTGCAGTCATTGATGCCTACCTAAGGATTAGAACCACCAAGGATGATGAATTCAT ACGAAAGTTTGCCCTCTTCGATGAACAGCATAGGGAAGAGATGAGGAAGGAGCGCAGACGTATTCAGGAGCAGCTGAGAAGGCTGAAGAGAAACCAAGAGAAGGACAAGATCAAGGGACCACCAGAGAAGAAGGCCAAGAAGGTCAAAGAGAGACCAGACCTCAAGGTAAAA CTGAAGTGTGGAGCATGTGGAGCCATTGGGCACATGAGGACCAACAAGTTCTGCCCACTGTACTATCAGACCAATGCCCCACCCTCCAACCCAGTTGCTATGACagaagagcaggaagaggagcTGGAAAAGACTGTCATTCACAATGACAATGAGGAATTGATCAAGGTGGAGGGTACTAAGATTGTGCTGGGCAAACAGCTCATTGAGAG TGCCGATGAAGTGCGGAGGAAGTCTTTAGTGCTCAAGTTCCCCAAGCAACAGCTCccaccaaaaaagaaaaggcgTGTAGGCAGCGCTGTACACTGTGACTATCTTAAT AAGCCACACAAGGCCATCCACCGCAGACGCACTGACCCCATGGTGACCTTGTCCTCTGTACTGGAGAGCATCATCAATGACATGCGGGATAACCCCAGC ACATATCCATTTCACACACCGGTTAATGCAAAGGTTGTGAAGGATTACTATAAGATCATCACTCGGCCCATGGACCTGCAGACACTGAGAGAGAATGTACGTAAACGAATGTACCCATCGAGGGACGAGTTTCGTGAAGCAGTGGAGCTTATTGTTAAAAACAGTGCAACCTACAATG GTGCAAAGCATCCAATAACACAGGTAGCACAGTCCATGTTGGACTTATGTGATGCTAAACTGAAAGAG aAGGAAGACAGGCTGGTGAGGCTAGAGAAAGCAATCAACCCCCTGCTAGATGATGATGATCAGGTGGCCTTCTCCTTCATCCTGGATAACATTGTGACCCAGAAAATGATGGTGGTTCCTGAT TCATGGCCCTTCCATCATCCTGTCAACAAGAAGTTTGTGCCTGATTATTATAAAGTGATTGTAAATCCCATGGACCTGGAGAGCATCCGCAAG AACATCTCCAAACACAAATACCAGAACCGGGAGACGTTCCTTTCAGATGTCAGTCACATCCACACCAATAGTATCAAGTACAATG GGCCAGACAGTCCTTATACCAAGACAGCCCTGGACATTGTCAATGTGTGTAAGCAGACTTTGGCAGAG TATGATGAGCATTTGACTCAGTTGGAAAAGGACATCTCTACTGCGAAAGAGGCAGCTCTAGATGCAGCTGACTTGGAGAGTCTGGACCCATTGACTCCTGGACCATACACACCACAG GGACGCCACAGCAGAAGACCTGGGGAAGAAGAGTCAGATGTGGACATTGAAGGCTTTGAGGAGGACGATGATGGCAAACCGAAGACTCCTGCTCCT GCAGAGGATGCAGAAGGAGATctggaggatgaggatgatgaagaggagatgTTGCTACCACCCCACAGACGGGTCAGTGAGCAGGACGAAGAAGAggacgaggaagaggaggaagatagTAGATCTAACCGCCCTGCCCAAGCTAGTGTGCTGTACCAGGACCTTCTCATGTCTGATGGGGAGGATGATGCCAGCGAAGAGGAGGGTGATAACCCTTTCTCCT CAATCCAACTATCAGAAAGTGGCAGTGACTCTGACAGAGAGGTAGACGTGAGACCTCCACCTCCACGGAGAGCTCAAGAGACAGCCCGCATGGGTATGGACCAGGATGAGAGCATGATGTCTTACGAAGGAGATGGAGCCGACGAGCCTCACATGGAAGACAGCAATGTCAG CTATGGCAGCTATGAGGAAACAGAGAGCAGGAGTCAGATGCAGCCCTCTAGTCTTGGAAATGGAGAAGAATATGGCAttagtgaggaggaggaagatgaagaagatgaagcgCGGAGGAGAGGCCCAGCTGTGCTCTCCCAGGTTCAGCTTAGTGAAGATGAGGAGAGTGAAGAGTTCAGATCTATTGGAGGGGACAGCGACATAGACTCTGACAACTag